A stretch of the Solanum dulcamara chromosome 6, daSolDulc1.2, whole genome shotgun sequence genome encodes the following:
- the LOC129892180 gene encoding cytochrome P450 CYP72A219-like, whose amino-acid sequence MEIVAYYLVSFLLVITFVIYAWRLLDWAWFRPRKLDKCLRQQGLKGNSYKLIFGDIKELSKSIEDAKSKPLSVSDDDLTPRILPYFVQTIKKYGKNCFIWIGPKPLVFVGEPEIIRDVFNKHALYQKPKSTPLTKMLAQGIVSYEEDKWAKHRKILNPAFHMEKIKDMLLAVHLSCSEMVNQWEQAVSMKESSCELDIWPYLQRLTSDVISRTAFGSNYEEGRKIFELQKEQAEYVIEVSRTLYIPGWRFLPTKRNRRMKEIEGEVQATIRGIVDKRVKGMNAGEPNTDDLLSILLESNFKEIEQHGNKDFGMTIKEVIGECKLFYFAGQETTSVLLVWTMILLSRHPDWQVRAREEVLQVFGDGMPEFDGLNRLKVVTMILHESLRLYPPVGALGRTITTKTKLGELILPAGVLLSLPTILVHHDKEIWGEDATEFKPERFSEGISKATKGQMTFFPFGAGPRICIGLNFAMIESKMALAMILQRFAFELSPSYTHAPQSVITMQPKYGAPLMLHRL is encoded by the exons ATGGAGATTGTTGCTTACTACTTAGTCTcatttttattagtaattaCTTTTGTAATATATGCATGGAGGCTGTTGGATTGGGCATGGTTTAGGCCAAGGAAACTGGACAAGTGCCTCAGACAACAAGGTCTTAAAGGGAACTCTtacaaattaatttttggagacaTCAAAGAGCTGTCCAAAAGCATTGAAGATGCTAAGTCCAAACCATTGAGTGTCTCTGATGATGACTTAACACCCAGAATTCTCCCTTATTTCGTTCAAACAATCAAAAAATACG GTAAAAACTGttttatatggatcgggccgaagcCTTTGGTATTTGTAGGGGAACCTGAGATAATAAGGGATGTGTTTAACAAACATGCTCTCTATCAAAAGCCAAAATCAACTCCCCTGACCAAAATGCTGGCACAAGGAATTGTAAGCTATGAAGAGGATAAATGGGCAAAGCACAGGAAAATTCTCAATCCTGCTTTTCATATGGAGAAGATAAag GATATGCTTCTAGCAGTTCATTTGAGCTGCAGTGAAATGGTGAACCAATGGGAGCAGGCTGTCTCAATGAAAGAATCATCCTGCGAACTCGATATCTGGCCTTACCTACAAAGATTGACTAGTGATGTAATTTCTCGCACAGCCTTTGGGAGCAACTATGAAGAAGGTCGAAAGATATTTGAGCTTCAAAAAGAACAAGCTGAGTATGTCATTGAAGTTTCTCGCACCTTATATATACCAGGATGGAG GTTTTTGCCAACTAAGAGAAATAGAAGGATGAAGGAGATTGAGGGAGAAGTTCAAGCAACAATTAGAGGAATTGTTGATAAAAGAGTGAAGGGAATGAATGCAGGGGAGCCCAATACTGATGACTTATTAAGCATATTGTTGGAATCCAACTTTAAAGAAATTGAACAACACGGTAACAAGGATTTTGGTATGACTATAAAAGAGGTCATTGGGGAGTGTAAATTGTTCTATTTTGCTGGACAAGAGACCACATCTGTATTGCTTGTATGGACTATGATTTTGTTGAGCAGGCATCCAGACTGGCAAGTTCGTGCAAGGGAAGAGGTGTTGCAAGTCTTTGGGGATGGCATGCCAGAATTTGATGGATTAAACCGCTTGAAAGTT GTGACAATGATTTTGCACGAGTCGTTAAGGCTATATCCACCAGTTGGTGCGCTTGGTCGAACGATTACAACTAAAACGAAGCTCGGGGAACTAATTTTACCAGCAGGAGTGTTGTTGTCTTTGCCAACAATTTTAGTGCATCATGACAAAGAAATATGGGGAGAAGATGCAACAGAGTTCAAGCCAGAGAGATTCAGTGAAGGCATTTCAAAGGCAACGAAGGGCCAAATGACGTTTTTCCCATTTGGCGCTGGACCAAGGATATGCATCGGACTGAATTTCGCAATGATAGAATCGAAGATGGCTTTGGCTATGATTTTGCAACGCTTTGCGTTTGAATTATCTCCTTCGTACACACATGCTCCACAGTCTGTAATTACTATGCAACCCAAATATGGTGCTCCTCTAATGTTGCATAGACTGTAA
- the LOC129893396 gene encoding DNA repair protein RAD16-like isoform X2, which yields MSSDWKHNARSNDEVVHTAEVFNMVKQEQMNVVTEKDWEYRALKARRKERRKDREKKQEDRPTLMWETWDEKYDKWLVKHFKDDLALDNQNELLCETAEPSSDMIVPLFRYQKEWLFWALKQEESTSKGGILADEMGMGKTIQVIALVLAKRELGKAISKSSLLSSSSSTKQELSAAKGTLILCPMVSVLQWVTEINRCTMEGSNKILVYHGSNRRKLSHNIEEYDFVITTYSTVEAEYRKNVMRPKQKCKWCGKAYYEEKLSIHMKRFCGPDGVKTAKQSKKQRKRLKLDMELLMQKTDFMESETYMEITDNMESETNVQKEGSTKSETDMKKTGSTKDMKCSSMAEKGKNNGSMDNSSSVSQNLPQQKSILHSVKWDRIILDEAHYVKDRRCNTTKATLSLKSSYKWALSGTPIQNLVGELYSLVRFLQIGPYSFYFCKDCDCRTLDYSSTSECPQCPHKSVRHFCWWNRYIATPIKHEGSFGGGRDAMFLLKHKILKSILLRRSKKGRAADLALPLKIVTLRKDSLDVKEEDYYMSLYNKSQAQFNTYVKGGTLMNNYAHIFELLTRLRQAVDHPYLVVYSSTALAKMAHSGNVEQPCGLCHDAVEDPAVTSCMHVFCKTCLIDFAASVRQVSCPLCSELLTVDFTANNDNVNQNSKPTLKGFRSSSILNRIQLDDFQSSTKIDALREEIRFMIERDGSAKGIVFSQFTSFLDLIHYSLQKSGINCVQLVGSMSIDARAAAVTRFTEDPDCRIFLMSLKAGSVALNLTVASQVFMMDPWWNPAVEHQAQDRIHRIGQYKPVRIVRFVIENTVEEKILKLQEKKELVFEGTIGGSSEAFGKLTEADLKFLFAS from the exons ATGTCTTCAGATTGGAAGCACAATGCCAGATCAAATGATGAAG TTGTTCACACAGCAGAAGTTTTCAATATGGTGAAACAAGAACAAATGAATGTAGTTACTGAAAAAGACTGGGAATATCGTGCATTGAAGGCaaggagaaaagaaaggagaaaagacCGTGAGAAGAAACAAGAAGACAGACCAACTTTAATGTGGGAGACTTGGGACGAAAAATATGACAAATGGCTTGTGAAACACTTCAAAGATGATTTGGCTTTGGATAATCAGAATGAGTTATTGTGTGAAACAGCAGAGCCATCATCAGATATGATTGTGCCATTGTTCAGGTACCAGAAAGAGTGGTTGTTTTGGGCACTTAAGCAAGAAGAATCTACATCCAAAGGGGGCATTCTTGCTGATGAGATGGGAATGGGGAAAACTATCCAAGTGATAGCACTTGTTCTTGCTAAACGGGAATTAGGGAAAGCAATTAGCAAATCCAGTTTATTGTCATCTTCATCCAGTACAAAGCAGGAACTCTCAGCAGCAAAAGGCACTCTTATCTTATGTCCTATGGTTTCTGTCCTTCAGTGGGTTACTGAGATCAATCGATGCACCATGGAAGGTAGCAACAAAATTCTTGTTTATCATGGTTCCAACAGAAGGAAGCTTAGCCACAATATTGAGGAATATGATTTTGTCATCACCACGTACTCCACTGTTGAGGCTGAATATAGGAAAAATGTGATGCGTCCAAAACAAAAGTGCAAGTGGTGTGGCAAAGCATATTATGAAGAAAAGTTATCCATTCACATGAAGAGGTTTTGTGGACCAGATGGTGTTAAAACTGCCAAGCAATCAAAGAAGCAGAGGAAGAGGTTAAAACTTGACATGGAATTGTTGATGCAGAAAACAGATTTTATGGAGTCGGAGACTTATATGGAGATAACAGATAATATGGAGTCAGAGACGAATGTGCAGAAAGAAGGTTCTACCAAGTCGGAGACTGATATGAAGAAAACAGGTAGTACCAAGGACATGAAGTGTAGTAGCATGGCAGAAAAAGGCAAAAATAATGGTTCTATGGATAATTCATCCAGTGTAAGTCAAAATTTGCCACAGCAGAAGTCAATTTTGCATTCGGTGAAGTGGGATCGCATCATCTTGGATGAG GCTCATTATGTAAAAGATAGGCGCTGCAACACGACAAaagctactctttctttgaaATCTTCTTATAAGTGGGCCTTAAGTGGTACTCCGATTCAGAATCTTGTTGGAGAATTGTATTCACTT GTCCGTTTCCTACAAATAGGACCCTACTCTTTTTACTTTTGCAAGGACTGTGATTGCAGAACACTTGACTATAG CTCTACATCCGAGTGCCCACAATGCCCCCACAAATCTGTACGGCACTTTTGCTGGTGGAATAGA TACATTGCTACACCTATAAAGCATGAAGGGAGTTTTGGGGGTGGTAGAGATGCAATGTTCCTTTTGAAGCACAAAATTCTAAAAAGCATCCTACTAAGACGTAGCAAAAAAGGAAGAGCTGCTGATCTTGCTCTTCCTCTTAAAATT GTTACTTTGAGGAAAGATTCTTTGGATGTCAAAGAAGAGGACTACTACATGTCATTGTACAACAAAAGCCAGGCACAATTTAATAC TTATGTTAAAGGTGGAACGTTGATGAACAACTACGCACACATTTTTGAGCTGCTAACACGCCTACGGCAG GcagttgatcatccataccttgtggtgtaCTCGAGTACTGCTTTGGCTAAAATGGCGCACTCTGGTAATGTTGAGCAACCTTGTGGCTTATGTCATGATGCAGTAGAAGATCCAGCT GTTACTTCTTGCATGCATGTCTTTTGCAAGACGTGTTTGATAGACTTTGCTGCAAGTGTTAGACAAGTGTCATGCCCTCTGTGTTCTGAACTACTTACAGTTGACTTCACTGCAAATAATGACAATGTGAATCAGAATTCTAAACCGACTCTCAAAGGGTTTAGGTCCTCAAGTATACTGAACAGAATTCAGCTGGATGATTTCCAGTCCAGCACTAAAATAGATGCTTTG AGGGAAGAAATTAGGTTCATGATTGAAAGAGATGGTTCTGCAAAAGGAATAGTTTTCAGCCAGTTCACGTCTTTTTTGGATTTGATACACTATTCTCTTCAGAAG TCGGGCATCAATTGTGTTCAATTAGTTGGATCTATGTCTATTGATGCAAGAGCTGCAGCTGTTACCAGATTTACTGAGGATCCAGATTGCAGGATATTTCTTATGAGCTTAAAAGCTGGAAGTGTTGCACTCAATCTTACAGTTGCATCACAG GTTTTCATGATGGATCCTTGGTGGAATCCTGCTGTGGAGCACCAAGCCCAAGATCGAATCCATCGAATAGGGCAATATAAACCTGTCAG gATTGTGAGATTTGTGATTGAAAATACAGTTGAAGAGAAGATCTTAAAGTTACAGGAGAAGAAGGAACTTGTTTTTGAAGG GACAATTGGAGGCTCTTCAGAGGCCTTTGGAAAGCTAACTGAAGCAGACTTGAAATTCTTATTCGCAAGTTAA
- the LOC129893396 gene encoding DNA repair protein RAD16-like isoform X1, with translation MSSDWKHNARSNDEVVHTAEVFNMVKQEQMNVVTEKDWEYRALKARRKERRKDREKKQEDRPTLMWETWDEKYDKWLVKHFKDDLALDNQNELLCETAEPSSDMIVPLFRYQKEWLFWALKQEESTSKGGILADEMGMGKTIQVIALVLAKRELGKAISKSSLLSSSSSTKQELSAAKGTLILCPMVSVLQWVTEINRCTMEGSNKILVYHGSNRRKLSHNIEEYDFVITTYSTVEAEYRKNVMRPKQKCKWCGKAYYEEKLSIHMKRFCGPDGVKTAKQSKKQRKRLKLDMELLMQKTDFMESETYMEITDNMESETNVQKEGSTKSETDMKKTGSTKDMKCSSMAEKGKNNGSMDNSSSVSQNLPQQKSILHSVKWDRIILDEAHYVKDRRCNTTKATLSLKSSYKWALSGTPIQNLVGELYSLVRFLQIGPYSFYFCKDCDCRTLDYSSTSECPQCPHKSVRHFCWWNRYIATPIKHEGSFGGGRDAMFLLKHKILKSILLRRSKKGRAADLALPLKIVTLRKDSLDVKEEDYYMSLYNKSQAQFNTYVKGGTLMNNYAHIFELLTRLRQAVDHPYLVVYSSTALAKMAHSGNVEQPCGLCHDAVEDPAVTSCMHVFCKTCLIDFAASVRQVSCPLCSELLTVDFTANNDNVNQNSKPTLKGFRSSSILNRIQLDDFQSSTKIDALREEIRFMIERDGSAKGIVFSQFTSFLDLIHYSLQKSGINCVQLVGSMSIDARAAAVTRFTEDPDCRIFLMSLKAGSVALNLTVASQVFMMDPWWNPAVEHQAQDRIHRIGQYKPVRIVRFVIENTVEEKILKLQEKKELVFEGNYSTPCNAIWKLITYDLEFSLENDGISWSCLWKMIAYLEFSLENWKMPVKLLSFTWTRWLVCLKCLRPPVWSGCYKILPIFGSCRSWCGCCVLFASSCCKPNCSANFINILLLEAVSIILQ, from the exons ATGTCTTCAGATTGGAAGCACAATGCCAGATCAAATGATGAAG TTGTTCACACAGCAGAAGTTTTCAATATGGTGAAACAAGAACAAATGAATGTAGTTACTGAAAAAGACTGGGAATATCGTGCATTGAAGGCaaggagaaaagaaaggagaaaagacCGTGAGAAGAAACAAGAAGACAGACCAACTTTAATGTGGGAGACTTGGGACGAAAAATATGACAAATGGCTTGTGAAACACTTCAAAGATGATTTGGCTTTGGATAATCAGAATGAGTTATTGTGTGAAACAGCAGAGCCATCATCAGATATGATTGTGCCATTGTTCAGGTACCAGAAAGAGTGGTTGTTTTGGGCACTTAAGCAAGAAGAATCTACATCCAAAGGGGGCATTCTTGCTGATGAGATGGGAATGGGGAAAACTATCCAAGTGATAGCACTTGTTCTTGCTAAACGGGAATTAGGGAAAGCAATTAGCAAATCCAGTTTATTGTCATCTTCATCCAGTACAAAGCAGGAACTCTCAGCAGCAAAAGGCACTCTTATCTTATGTCCTATGGTTTCTGTCCTTCAGTGGGTTACTGAGATCAATCGATGCACCATGGAAGGTAGCAACAAAATTCTTGTTTATCATGGTTCCAACAGAAGGAAGCTTAGCCACAATATTGAGGAATATGATTTTGTCATCACCACGTACTCCACTGTTGAGGCTGAATATAGGAAAAATGTGATGCGTCCAAAACAAAAGTGCAAGTGGTGTGGCAAAGCATATTATGAAGAAAAGTTATCCATTCACATGAAGAGGTTTTGTGGACCAGATGGTGTTAAAACTGCCAAGCAATCAAAGAAGCAGAGGAAGAGGTTAAAACTTGACATGGAATTGTTGATGCAGAAAACAGATTTTATGGAGTCGGAGACTTATATGGAGATAACAGATAATATGGAGTCAGAGACGAATGTGCAGAAAGAAGGTTCTACCAAGTCGGAGACTGATATGAAGAAAACAGGTAGTACCAAGGACATGAAGTGTAGTAGCATGGCAGAAAAAGGCAAAAATAATGGTTCTATGGATAATTCATCCAGTGTAAGTCAAAATTTGCCACAGCAGAAGTCAATTTTGCATTCGGTGAAGTGGGATCGCATCATCTTGGATGAG GCTCATTATGTAAAAGATAGGCGCTGCAACACGACAAaagctactctttctttgaaATCTTCTTATAAGTGGGCCTTAAGTGGTACTCCGATTCAGAATCTTGTTGGAGAATTGTATTCACTT GTCCGTTTCCTACAAATAGGACCCTACTCTTTTTACTTTTGCAAGGACTGTGATTGCAGAACACTTGACTATAG CTCTACATCCGAGTGCCCACAATGCCCCCACAAATCTGTACGGCACTTTTGCTGGTGGAATAGA TACATTGCTACACCTATAAAGCATGAAGGGAGTTTTGGGGGTGGTAGAGATGCAATGTTCCTTTTGAAGCACAAAATTCTAAAAAGCATCCTACTAAGACGTAGCAAAAAAGGAAGAGCTGCTGATCTTGCTCTTCCTCTTAAAATT GTTACTTTGAGGAAAGATTCTTTGGATGTCAAAGAAGAGGACTACTACATGTCATTGTACAACAAAAGCCAGGCACAATTTAATAC TTATGTTAAAGGTGGAACGTTGATGAACAACTACGCACACATTTTTGAGCTGCTAACACGCCTACGGCAG GcagttgatcatccataccttgtggtgtaCTCGAGTACTGCTTTGGCTAAAATGGCGCACTCTGGTAATGTTGAGCAACCTTGTGGCTTATGTCATGATGCAGTAGAAGATCCAGCT GTTACTTCTTGCATGCATGTCTTTTGCAAGACGTGTTTGATAGACTTTGCTGCAAGTGTTAGACAAGTGTCATGCCCTCTGTGTTCTGAACTACTTACAGTTGACTTCACTGCAAATAATGACAATGTGAATCAGAATTCTAAACCGACTCTCAAAGGGTTTAGGTCCTCAAGTATACTGAACAGAATTCAGCTGGATGATTTCCAGTCCAGCACTAAAATAGATGCTTTG AGGGAAGAAATTAGGTTCATGATTGAAAGAGATGGTTCTGCAAAAGGAATAGTTTTCAGCCAGTTCACGTCTTTTTTGGATTTGATACACTATTCTCTTCAGAAG TCGGGCATCAATTGTGTTCAATTAGTTGGATCTATGTCTATTGATGCAAGAGCTGCAGCTGTTACCAGATTTACTGAGGATCCAGATTGCAGGATATTTCTTATGAGCTTAAAAGCTGGAAGTGTTGCACTCAATCTTACAGTTGCATCACAG GTTTTCATGATGGATCCTTGGTGGAATCCTGCTGTGGAGCACCAAGCCCAAGATCGAATCCATCGAATAGGGCAATATAAACCTGTCAG gATTGTGAGATTTGTGATTGAAAATACAGTTGAAGAGAAGATCTTAAAGTTACAGGAGAAGAAGGAACTTGTTTTTGAAGG AAACTATTCAACACCTTGTAATGCCATCTGGAAATTGATAACATATGACTTGGAGTTTTCTTTGGAAAATGATGGCATATCATGGAGTTGTCTTTGGAAAATGATAGCATATCTTGAGTTCTCTTTGGAAAACTGGAAAATGCCAGTCAAATTGTTGAGCTTTACTTGGACAAGGTGGCTTGTATGTTTGAAGTGTCTCAGACCACCCGTCTGGTCAGGTTGTTATAAAATCTTGCCAATATTTGGGAGCTGTAGAAGTTGGTGTGGCTGTTGTGTGCTCTTTGCTTCCTCTTGTTGCAAGCCAAATTGTTCTGCCAACTTCATTAATATACTTCTGTTGGAGGCAGTGTCGATCATTCTTCAATAA